In one Asterias amurensis chromosome 9, ASM3211899v1 genomic region, the following are encoded:
- the LOC139941531 gene encoding uncharacterized protein has product MAAVKKLAEMLLNPDVTLGPFDSFPEFQELFPPKYRDHPDARLLYRAFQRQRRVLREKVAKDIQRRYKRDLNLHIGNASLPNHSGMENQSLEQAVSFFESKEAEVEADLKATRKEIGSLEQDIKRCALQLEKANPIGQINWNDDEFTLPEELKNLATALVDDSRVLDDKT; this is encoded by the exons atgGCGGCGGTGAAGAAGTTGGCCGAGATGTTGTTAAACCCGGACGTTACACTAGGTCCATTTGATTCATTCCCTGAATTTCAAGAGTTGTTTCCTCCCAAGTATAG GGATCACCCTGATGCCCGTCTTTTGTACAGAGCCTTCCAGAGGCAAAGGAGAGTGTTACGAGAAAAGGTTGCCAAAGACATACAAAGAAGATATAAACGAGATCTTAATCTACACATA GGTAATGCGAGTTTGCCAAACCATAGTGGTATGGAGAATCAATCCTTGGAGCAAGCCGTCAGTTTTTTTGAGAGCAAAGAGGCAGAAGTCGAAGCG GACCTGAAGGCCACAAGGAAAGAGATCGGCAGTCTGGAGCAGGATATCAAAAG GTGTGCCCTTCAGCTGGAGAAAGCTAACCCCATTGGTCAGATAAACTGGAACGATGATGAATTTACTCTACCTGAAGAACTGAAG AATTTGGCAACCGCACTCGTTGATGACTCCAGAGTACTGGATGATAAAACATGA
- the LOC139941532 gene encoding NADH dehydrogenase [ubiquinone] iron-sulfur protein 4, mitochondrial-like produces the protein MASLCRLATKSSHFNIFQRCISTTALRTLAEGQQETRVDIVKEKSMDITAVSGIPDEHIKTRRARIFVPARNAMQSGTNNTHQWKLEFETRERWENPLMGWGSTADPLSNISLSFCSKEEASTFAEKNGWWYEIEEPSVKAMKPKSYGANFSWDKKTRVSTK, from the exons ATGGCTTCCCTCTGTCGTTTAGCCACTAAGTCTTCGCATTTCAACATCTTCCAGCGATGCATTTCAACTACAGCCTTGAGGACGTTAGCAGAAGGACAACAAGAGACACGGGTTGACATTGTTAAGGAGAAAAGT ATGGACATCACGGCAGTGTCTGGCATCCCAGATGAACACATCAAGACGCGCCGTGCCCGCATCTTTGTCCCAGCCAGAAATGCCATGCAGTCTGGCACCAACAACACCCATCAATGGAAGCTGGAGTTTGAGACGAGAGAGAGATGGGAAAATCCACTCATGGGATGGGGTTCCAC GGCGGATCCTCTCTCTAATATATCATTGTCATTCTGCTCCAAGGAAGAAGCTTCAACATTTGCTGAGAAGAATG GATGGTGGTACGAGATCGAAGAGCCTTCAGTCAAGGCCATGAAACCTAAATCTTATGGAGCTAATTTCTCATGGGACAAGAAGACCAGAGTGTCCACCAAGTAG